One Pyrofollis japonicus DNA window includes the following coding sequences:
- a CDS encoding homoserine kinase, with the protein MNKYTLLPCCPAYLGRHMLLRKPGASCAKSRAYSSSANLGPGFDVLAVAHTAFYDEVVVCFSESRDSSVEVVEVEGPYSRESGGAETAKKAIEALMRRLGIGGLVEIRVYKGIPPGRGLGSSGASAAAAVAAFSEVLNQRVHLGELVEAAGEGEAAAAGSPHYDNVSASLLGGFVIVGQLGERLVAKRIVPGAEPVFAILVPEDAMPQKHKTKFMRSVVPKSVPTSSAARNFGGGTALLIAGLIEGDLGLVGEAMMGDSIVEKARARHVPCYSRVREAALAYGALGVALSGAGPSMIALAENEAKARRIAEAMRQAYLGCGKAEAVVASLAPGALELVEEIGEGGA; encoded by the coding sequence GTGAACAAATATACGCTTCTTCCATGTTGTCCGGCATACCTAGGTAGACACATGTTGCTCCGCAAACCTGGGGCTAGTTGCGCCAAGTCGAGGGCATACTCTAGTAGTGCCAACCTTGGGCCCGGCTTCGACGTACTAGCAGTAGCGCATACGGCGTTCTACGACGAGGTTGTTGTCTGTTTTTCGGAGTCGCGAGACTCATCGGTAGAGGTCGTAGAGGTTGAGGGCCCATATAGTAGGGAAAGTGGAGGAGCTGAGACAGCTAAAAAGGCGATAGAAGCGCTCATGAGGAGGCTCGGTATTGGCGGACTTGTTGAGATCAGGGTTTACAAGGGTATTCCTCCTGGACGCGGACTCGGTAGTAGCGGTGCTAGCGCTGCAGCAGCTGTTGCAGCCTTCTCCGAGGTGCTAAATCAGCGTGTACACCTTGGAGAGCTCGTGGAGGCGGCTGGCGAAGGCGAAGCGGCAGCTGCTGGGTCTCCGCACTATGATAATGTCTCGGCTAGCCTCCTCGGAGGCTTCGTCATAGTGGGCCAGCTCGGCGAGAGGCTTGTGGCTAAGCGAATAGTGCCTGGCGCTGAGCCCGTGTTCGCCATACTCGTGCCCGAGGACGCTATGCCCCAGAAGCACAAGACGAAATTCATGCGATCCGTCGTCCCAAAAAGTGTTCCTACATCAAGTGCTGCAAGAAACTTTGGCGGGGGAACCGCGCTCCTCATAGCAGGGCTTATTGAGGGAGACCTAGGCCTCGTAGGAGAAGCCATGATGGGTGACAGTATAGTTGAGAAGGCCAGGGCTAGGCACGTGCCTTGCTACAGCCGTGTACGCGAAGCTGCCCTTGCATATGGAGCACTGGGAGTAGCGCTAAGTGGTGCTGGGCCAAGCATGATAGCGTTGGCAGAGAATGAGGCCAAGGCGCGCCGGATAGCGGAGGCTATGCGCCAAG
- a CDS encoding SLAC1 family transporter — translation MNTKELVNRIRNMSVTWFSFNLATSAIILSSFALANLEHIALLKDLAMILAYINTATYIVISIFYAIRIAIGWESFTKMLRHPVQGPFLSVIPIATMLLSLDWSLVLNNIMVAALLFYIGLVIHTVLFIIITYRLERHPGIEVRYMNPGWYMPAVGNVLVPYVGAVLSVHGIHVSKSLMGIYLGTGTVMWIALFTIWLYRAIFYSPPPPRLMATTWINLAPPAVIPLSYEALLGFTPDIYRVLIGTSKEVQQSPVVLKLLTSFFDFFYYTFWGVAGLLLAVIIVITVDYLAKRQVEFAESWWAFVFPLAAYTISTIHLYLHHTEDKWLVYYAWFLYILTWISYLVTTILSIYYGIEELKGVPEEKLPAILHPLEHDIEKTGNGVSNKDSKKTASPKS, via the coding sequence ATGAACACGAAGGAACTCGTTAACCGAATAAGGAATATGAGTGTAACATGGTTCTCATTTAACCTAGCAACATCAGCTATTATACTCTCAAGCTTCGCGCTCGCTAATCTAGAGCACATAGCGCTACTAAAAGACCTGGCAATGATCTTAGCCTATATCAACACGGCAACATACATTGTAATATCGATTTTTTACGCGATACGCATAGCCATAGGCTGGGAATCGTTTACAAAAATGCTGCGACACCCCGTCCAAGGACCATTCTTGTCAGTAATACCAATAGCTACTATGCTGCTCTCACTCGACTGGAGCCTCGTCTTAAATAACATAATGGTTGCGGCACTACTCTTCTATATCGGCCTTGTAATCCACACAGTGCTCTTCATCATCATAACTTATAGGCTGGAAAGGCACCCCGGGATAGAAGTCCGTTATATGAATCCAGGATGGTATATGCCGGCAGTAGGAAACGTGCTGGTACCATATGTTGGTGCTGTCCTCAGTGTGCACGGCATACACGTCTCTAAGAGCCTTATGGGGATATACCTAGGCACCGGGACAGTCATGTGGATAGCACTCTTCACGATATGGCTCTACCGCGCGATCTTCTACTCCCCGCCGCCTCCAAGACTAATGGCGACAACATGGATTAACCTTGCACCACCAGCCGTCATACCACTCTCCTATGAGGCCCTCCTCGGCTTCACACCCGATATATACAGAGTACTAATCGGTACAAGCAAGGAAGTACAACAAAGCCCCGTAGTATTGAAGCTATTGACCAGCTTCTTTGACTTCTTCTACTACACGTTCTGGGGAGTAGCGGGACTACTACTAGCAGTAATAATCGTAATAACAGTTGACTATCTAGCAAAGCGACAAGTAGAGTTCGCTGAAAGCTGGTGGGCATTCGTATTCCCACTTGCAGCCTACACCATATCTACTATACACTTGTACCTTCATCACACCGAGGACAAGTGGCTCGTATACTATGCCTGGTTCCTGTACATACTGACATGGATATCGTACCTCGTTACAACAATCCTTAGCATCTATTACGGTATAGAAGAGCTAAAAGGTGTCCCTGAAGAGAAACTGCCAGCAATACTTCACCCACTAGAACATGATATCGAGAAGACCGGCAACGGCGTCAGCAACAAGGATAGCAAAAAGACAGCTAGCCCTAAATCCTAG
- a CDS encoding NAD(P)-dependent malic enzyme produces the protein MTEEHKTLDWYEIARRLHKYYEGKIEVLPKVPIGKQEYYSIWYTPGVAGPAKDDAENPDETFHNTWRWNAIAVVSDGTRVLGLGKIGPEGALPVMEGKALLFKALGGVDAVPLVHRARDPEKFLELLELVEPSFGGINLEDIESPKCFYILDEARKRLNIAVWHDDQQGTATVTLAGLINAAKLTGRDLRKARITLIGAGAANIALYRLLKAYGVPPKNITVVDSKGIIHSGRPDIEKLKKEHPWKYQIAVETNGGWKGPVNGGIPEALDGAEIVVAASRPGPGVIKKEWVAKMAKDGILFAEANPVPEIWPWEAKEAGVRIVGTGRSDFPNQVNNSLAFPPIFRGVLDVRAKTITDEMAIAAAEELAKFAEEKGLHEDYILPTMEEFDVFPRVAAATAAKAVEQGVARLKRTYEEELEIAEKIIKSTLEKYEALLRAGLIKEMPEDVERAIEGLRQKKKEEAAHAH, from the coding sequence ATGACAGAAGAGCACAAGACTCTAGATTGGTATGAGATTGCTCGCCGCCTACACAAGTACTATGAGGGCAAGATAGAAGTCCTCCCCAAGGTTCCCATAGGAAAGCAGGAGTATTACTCGATCTGGTATACGCCCGGAGTAGCAGGACCCGCCAAGGACGACGCTGAGAACCCGGATGAAACATTCCATAACACGTGGAGATGGAACGCAATAGCAGTCGTCAGCGACGGTACGCGCGTACTAGGCCTTGGCAAGATTGGGCCCGAGGGAGCCCTTCCCGTTATGGAGGGCAAGGCTCTCCTATTCAAGGCTCTCGGCGGCGTAGATGCCGTGCCACTCGTCCACCGTGCTCGTGATCCCGAGAAGTTCCTAGAGCTACTCGAACTCGTTGAGCCGAGCTTTGGCGGCATAAACCTCGAGGACATTGAGAGCCCTAAGTGCTTCTACATACTCGATGAGGCGAGAAAGCGCCTCAATATAGCCGTTTGGCACGATGACCAGCAGGGTACAGCAACAGTAACGCTTGCAGGACTAATAAACGCGGCCAAGCTAACGGGTAGGGATCTGAGAAAGGCGAGAATAACGCTGATAGGCGCGGGTGCAGCAAACATCGCTCTCTATAGGCTTCTGAAAGCCTATGGAGTACCGCCCAAGAACATAACTGTCGTTGACTCTAAGGGGATCATTCATTCAGGCCGCCCAGATATCGAGAAGCTGAAGAAAGAGCATCCATGGAAGTACCAGATAGCAGTGGAGACCAATGGTGGCTGGAAGGGCCCAGTTAACGGAGGCATACCCGAAGCGCTCGACGGTGCAGAGATAGTGGTCGCGGCGTCGAGGCCAGGGCCTGGTGTCATAAAGAAGGAATGGGTCGCCAAGATGGCTAAGGATGGTATATTGTTCGCAGAGGCCAACCCGGTGCCGGAGATATGGCCCTGGGAGGCAAAGGAGGCAGGTGTTAGGATAGTCGGCACGGGTAGGAGCGACTTCCCCAACCAGGTGAACAATAGCCTAGCGTTCCCACCGATATTTCGCGGAGTGCTAGACGTGAGGGCAAAGACGATAACCGATGAGATGGCTATTGCTGCTGCAGAAGAGCTGGCAAAATTCGCGGAAGAGAAGGGCCTCCACGAAGACTACATACTACCAACTATGGAGGAGTTCGACGTCTTCCCAAGAGTTGCTGCAGCCACTGCCGCGAAGGCCGTGGAGCAGGGCGTCGCCAGGCTCAAGAGGACATATGAGGAGGAGCTCGAGATCGCCGAGAAGATAATCAAGTCCACGCTCGAAAAGTACGAGGCCCTGCTAAGAGCCGGGCTCATAAAAGAGATGCCCGAGGATGTTGAAAGAGCCATAGAAGGGCTAAGACAAAAGAAAAAGGAAGAAGCAGCCCACGCACATTAA
- a CDS encoding ATP/GTP-binding protein translates to MGKLIVVFVGPAGSGKSSLVAAYSKWLREGEIPVYTVSLDPAAETLPYEPDFDVRRIVDAREVARKYGLGPNGALVKSMEIMAERLSDIVGAIAGADADYVLVDTPGQMEVFLFRDLAWRLSEALQKISPETYALFVLDASVIRDPADYAFLAVLATAVQLRLGLITAPVLNKADLAPNTELLGDITRDFGRVARQLREARSLYAEMLRETLRVLLKYNRSVAVPKVSAITGEGIEDLHRLVLEMGCGCGDLS, encoded by the coding sequence ATGGGTAAGCTGATAGTTGTTTTCGTCGGCCCGGCGGGTTCCGGTAAGTCTTCGCTTGTTGCTGCATATTCTAAGTGGCTCCGTGAGGGGGAGATTCCCGTCTATACGGTGAGCCTTGACCCCGCAGCCGAGACTCTTCCATACGAGCCTGACTTCGACGTACGCAGGATTGTCGATGCGCGCGAGGTTGCTAGAAAGTATGGCTTAGGACCTAACGGTGCCCTCGTGAAATCTATGGAGATTATGGCTGAGCGTTTGAGCGACATTGTGGGTGCGATAGCGGGCGCTGACGCCGACTACGTATTGGTCGATACGCCGGGACAGATGGAGGTCTTCTTGTTCAGGGACCTAGCGTGGCGACTCTCGGAGGCATTGCAGAAAATTAGTCCAGAGACATATGCTCTCTTCGTCCTAGACGCCTCGGTGATAAGGGATCCCGCCGATTACGCGTTCTTAGCCGTCCTTGCTACTGCGGTTCAGCTGCGCTTAGGCCTCATAACGGCTCCTGTGCTCAATAAGGCTGACTTGGCCCCTAATACCGAGCTGCTAGGCGATATTACTCGCGACTTTGGGAGGGTAGCTAGACAGCTACGTGAGGCTAGGAGCCTCTACGCAGAAATGCTTAGGGAGACGCTGAGGGTGCTCCTAAAGTATAACAGGAGCGTTGCTGTTCCAAAGGTCTCCGCAATAACCGGTGAAGGCATCGAGGATCTACATAGACTCGTATTGGAGATGGGCTGTGGGTGTGGGGATCTAAGCTGA
- a CDS encoding GNAT family N-acetyltransferase produces MERTGLRGLFVLNTRSIEDAAQSLASFLHRDGCVAAVEHFLVKDLKGAGCIARPFSGVGELLGFEAGNAIIVTSGLLSPNTAAALAGLVKASGVLAIVAPVLSEWNPGPRGGRGGYRRYLLGSFPEAESLLWLSDEDECRVVAEHLPRPRATGSQIRGAPRTSNVPKRLAALLTEDQLRAFSQYLGAQRSLRSLLVVGDRGRGKSFLLGAIAAYEAYRGLAGEAVLVAPSIYSAQSFFRGFTAASKALGLRLVTERRKQLVERVSTRNLSIALRRPDESVRQPIVFVDEAAAVGVARLRRYSKTASRIYAATTLHGYEGAGRYLAHYAENILPKPLLRVELQSPVRYAPGDPLEEWVNKVFVLKPQYPEPPRGTNTSDIHVEVVDPNKLSENKVLVRNIVSLLWEAHYRTEPDYLLTLLESSTHEIVAAKINGKLVAVADVAYEEPGLPEKGRITLQLINQQLARSEENLRAARIVRIAVHPVLQRRGIGSRLLAFIESRAAERGYPIVTTIYGRHDVLGFWLRNGYKVFYISPRYNKVTGEKNIAMVKPLSGTASNVVKELVEAFTRELLLAAHILYRDVSAEKIASILESIKEQEPILSIPITSDDEARLQKVLRDPEKLEHAAYAAYALLVSLLPRAASMLGLDELVSLVAYLLQGKPLNEVADILGASIVETRAKIVKALRKLLSFGETAGSMRRHLHRDKGLAQAP; encoded by the coding sequence TTGGAGAGAACTGGGCTACGAGGCCTCTTCGTCCTAAATACTAGGAGCATTGAAGACGCTGCACAGAGCCTGGCGAGCTTCCTGCACCGCGACGGCTGCGTGGCCGCTGTTGAGCATTTTCTCGTAAAGGATCTCAAAGGGGCAGGATGCATAGCTAGGCCCTTTAGCGGCGTCGGGGAGCTTCTAGGCTTCGAGGCGGGTAACGCGATAATCGTTACCTCTGGGCTTCTTTCTCCGAACACTGCGGCCGCACTGGCTGGCCTCGTCAAGGCCAGCGGCGTTCTAGCCATAGTTGCTCCTGTGCTCAGTGAGTGGAATCCAGGCCCGCGAGGGGGCAGAGGAGGTTATCGTAGATACCTATTGGGTTCTTTTCCCGAGGCAGAGTCGCTGCTATGGCTAAGCGATGAAGACGAGTGCCGCGTGGTCGCAGAGCATTTGCCAAGGCCTAGGGCGACGGGTTCTCAGATAAGAGGAGCACCCAGGACTAGCAATGTGCCTAAGAGGCTTGCCGCGCTCCTGACAGAGGACCAGTTGAGAGCCTTCTCCCAGTACCTCGGGGCCCAGCGAAGTCTTAGATCACTGCTCGTGGTCGGTGACCGTGGTAGGGGGAAGAGCTTCCTACTAGGAGCAATAGCCGCCTATGAGGCGTATAGAGGTCTTGCGGGCGAGGCTGTACTGGTTGCTCCCAGCATCTACTCCGCCCAAAGCTTCTTCCGCGGATTCACAGCGGCCTCCAAGGCCTTAGGCCTAAGGCTTGTCACGGAGAGGAGAAAGCAGCTCGTAGAACGTGTCAGCACGCGCAACTTATCCATAGCCCTGCGTAGACCCGATGAGAGTGTTCGCCAACCAATAGTATTTGTTGACGAGGCAGCTGCTGTAGGTGTTGCTAGGCTTCGAAGATACAGTAAAACAGCTTCACGCATCTATGCAGCCACAACACTCCACGGCTACGAAGGAGCTGGGCGTTACCTTGCACACTATGCCGAGAACATTCTCCCTAAGCCGCTTCTCCGAGTAGAACTACAGAGCCCAGTACGCTACGCGCCAGGAGACCCCCTTGAGGAATGGGTCAACAAGGTCTTCGTGCTTAAGCCCCAGTACCCGGAGCCGCCTCGGGGCACAAACACTTCTGACATCCACGTAGAAGTTGTTGACCCGAATAAGCTCTCGGAGAACAAGGTGCTTGTTCGCAACATAGTATCGCTTCTATGGGAGGCACACTACCGCACCGAGCCCGACTATTTGCTAACACTATTAGAGTCGTCGACACACGAGATCGTGGCCGCGAAGATCAACGGCAAACTGGTAGCAGTAGCTGATGTAGCCTACGAGGAGCCCGGGCTCCCCGAGAAGGGCAGAATAACGCTGCAGCTCATCAACCAGCAACTGGCAAGGAGCGAGGAAAACCTACGGGCCGCGAGGATAGTCAGGATAGCTGTTCACCCAGTGCTTCAGCGCCGCGGAATAGGCTCAAGGCTCCTAGCATTCATAGAAAGCAGGGCCGCTGAGAGAGGATACCCCATTGTAACAACGATATATGGTAGGCATGATGTGCTCGGCTTCTGGCTTCGCAACGGCTACAAGGTGTTCTACATTAGTCCGCGCTATAACAAGGTCACGGGCGAGAAGAACATAGCTATGGTGAAGCCGCTTAGCGGGACAGCAAGCAACGTGGTCAAAGAACTCGTTGAAGCATTTACTAGGGAGCTTCTCCTTGCTGCACACATTCTCTACCGAGACGTATCGGCCGAGAAAATAGCTAGCATACTAGAATCGATAAAAGAACAAGAACCCATACTATCAATACCTATAACCAGCGATGATGAGGCGAGGCTCCAGAAGGTTCTCAGAGACCCCGAGAAGCTTGAACACGCGGCTTATGCTGCCTATGCTTTACTAGTATCGCTGCTTCCGAGAGCAGCATCCATGCTAGGACTTGACGAACTAGTATCTCTCGTCGCCTACCTTCTCCAAGGGAAACCGCTTAACGAGGTAGCCGATATACTGGGCGCAAGCATCGTGGAGACGAGAGCAAAGATAGTAAAAGCGCTTAGGAAGCTCCTATCTTTCGGAGAAACAGCCGGGTCTATGAGGAGGCATCTCCACCGGGACAAGGGCTTAGCTCAAGCGCCGTGA
- a CDS encoding archaemetzincin family Zn-dependent metalloprotease: MSSRLLRLLLVSMKEDMDVLRVLGRLLSTVYVNAEVILADEVLSPPLEAYDAARGQYRSEHILYLAAGLREAAEADAVLVVAGIDAYADGLNFVFGEALLGRGAAVVYTPRLRPEFYGAPPSNELFMERLLKESMHELGHAFGLEHCSNPLCVMSFSNSIVEVDRKEAAYCTRCASRLREKGVVVSPSRVLPGD, encoded by the coding sequence TTGTCGTCTCGTCTACTAAGGCTCCTACTCGTCTCTATGAAGGAGGACATGGATGTTCTTAGAGTGCTTGGCCGCCTTCTTTCAACCGTCTATGTGAACGCTGAAGTCATTCTAGCTGATGAGGTTCTGAGTCCCCCGCTGGAGGCTTATGACGCTGCTAGGGGCCAGTATAGGAGCGAGCACATTCTCTACCTTGCGGCCGGGCTGCGAGAGGCCGCCGAGGCTGATGCTGTGCTCGTTGTTGCTGGCATAGACGCCTACGCTGATGGGCTCAACTTTGTTTTCGGAGAGGCTCTTCTCGGCAGAGGTGCTGCGGTGGTCTATACTCCTCGTCTCCGCCCAGAGTTCTATGGTGCTCCACCGAGCAACGAGTTATTCATGGAGAGGTTGCTGAAGGAGAGTATGCATGAGCTCGGCCACGCCTTCGGCCTAGAGCACTGCTCTAACCCGTTATGCGTGATGAGCTTCAGTAACAGTATAGTAGAAGTTGACCGCAAGGAGGCAGCCTACTGCACTAGGTGCGCCTCAAGGCTCAGAGAGAAAGGAGTCGTTGTATCTCCGAGCCGCGTGCTGCCGGGCGATTAG